The sequence GCGCGGCGGCAGGCCGCGTAGCGCTCGCCTGATCTCGTGGCCGAGCGGCTCCTGTTCCTGACCGGTAAGCTGGCCGAGCCCGGGCTCCGCCGGATCCTCGGGGCGTCGCAAGGTCCCGAGCTCAGCTACGAGGTCCTCAACATCGGGGTCAGCGTGGCGGCGCTCATGAGCGCCGAGATGATCGCGCGCCGGCTCGACGGGCCGCGCGGCGCCGAGCGCGTGATCGTCCCGGGCCTTTGCGCCGGCGATCTTACGGTGCCGGCAGAGAAGCTCGGCGTCCCCGTAGTGCGGGGTCCCGAGGATATGAAGGACCTGCCGGGCTTCCTCGGTCGCGGCGGGGTCCCGCCCGATCTCAGCCGTTACGACATCCGCATCTTCGCCGAGATCGTGGATGCCCCCCGGCTCTGCGTCGAAGGGATCCTGGATCGGGCCGCGCGTTATGGGGCCGACGGGGCCGACGTGGTCGATCTCGGTTGCCTGCCCGGCGTCCCTTTTCCGCACCTCGAAGAGGCGATCGCGGCCTTACACGAGCGCGGCCATCGGGTGAGCGTCGATTCGCTCGTGACCGAGGAGCTTTTGCGTGGCGGGCGGGCGGGGGCCGATCATCTCCTGAGCCTCAAGGAGAGCACCCTCTGGGTGGCGGACGAGGTGGGCTCGATACCGATCCTGATCCCGGAAGAGCCCGGCGATCTGGCATCTCTTTTTCGCGCCATCGACGCGCTCGCGGCGCGCGGCCGGACATTCATCGCCGACAGCGTCCTCGACCCCATTCACTTCGGGCTCAGCCGCTCGCTCGCGCGCTATGTCGAGCTGCGCGATCGCTATCCCGGGATCGAGATCATGATGGGCACCGGAAACGTCTCGGAGCTGACCG is a genomic window of Pseudomonadota bacterium containing:
- a CDS encoding DUF6513 domain-containing protein, encoding MAERLLFLTGKLAEPGLRRILGASQGPELSYEVLNIGVSVAALMSAEMIARRLDGPRGAERVIVPGLCAGDLTVPAEKLGVPVVRGPEDMKDLPGFLGRGGVPPDLSRYDIRIFAEIVDAPRLCVEGILDRAARYGADGADVVDLGCLPGVPFPHLEEAIAALHERGHRVSVDSLVTEELLRGGRAGADHLLSLKESTLWVADEVGSIPILIPEEPGDLASLFRAIDALAARGRTFIADSVLDPIHFGLSRSLARYVELRDRYPGIEIMMGTGNVSELTDADTAGLNAFMLGVMSELRITHLLTTEVSPHARSVVRELDCARRMLFAAREDRSLPRGYDSSLCALHERKPFPYSEAEIAEIAAQIRDPSYRVNVSAAGIHVYNRDGMTTATDPFDLYPRLDLLQGDAPHAFYMGVELGRAQIAWQLGKRYVQDEPLKWGCAVRPAVGQDTASPHAYKPEGTTLKASKRGPKAP